In Fodinibius saliphilus, a genomic segment contains:
- a CDS encoding family 65 glycosyl hydrolase domain-containing protein: MNQYLEVDKWKIVETGFNPEHQRSSESIFSLGNGHMGQRANFEECYSGDSLQGSYIGGIYYPDKTKVGWWKNGYPEYFAKVLNSVNWIGIDIEINGEPLDIFECDVSAFKRVLNMKKGYLQRLFIAELPTGDKIKVEVMRFISMARKEIGAIEYNIEALNFNGEITIKPYINGDVRNEDANYDEHFWSEVEQTSFEEGGLVTTRTKKLDFHVCAGMTNKLQKNGQDLNINTETEVIPMEVSEEYSISVTEGDEVTLHKIAAVASSLNHKKEQLKSHVGALIKDTAALGFPKLLYEHTQRWSEIWDGSDVLIEGDDKAQQGIRFNIFQLYQTYTGEDKRLNIGPKGFTGEKYGGCTYWDTEAYCLPFYLNTAPNEVARNLLLYRYQQLSEAIENAEKLGFTDGAALYPMVTMNGEECHNEWEITFEEIHRNGAMAYAIYNYIQHTGDEAYLSDAGLEVLIAISRFWSQRFNYSEKRDKFVMLGVTGPNEYENNVNNNWYTTYIGCWTMQYTLESIAKVQSQYPKRFKEIKRKTNYSEEETTRWKEIMDNVYLPEDEERGIFLQQDNYLDKEQRTVQDLDDDERPLNQYWSWDRILRSCFIKQGDVVQGLYFFEDHFDEETLQRNFDFYEPRTVHESSLSPCIHAIMASKLGYRDKAYEFYLRTARLDLDDYNEEVHQGLHITSMAGTWMAIVEGFAGKRAKEGELYFSPTLPDKWTAYSFKILYKGRRMKVRVADEEIEITCEDGEAVKCYVYDEQYQITPDNPLQLTRKKAVA; encoded by the coding sequence ATGAACCAGTATTTAGAAGTTGATAAATGGAAAATAGTAGAAACGGGCTTTAATCCGGAGCACCAGCGTTCTTCTGAAAGTATTTTTAGTTTGGGAAATGGCCATATGGGACAGCGTGCCAACTTTGAGGAATGCTACAGTGGAGATTCTCTTCAAGGGAGTTATATCGGTGGTATTTACTATCCGGATAAGACGAAGGTAGGTTGGTGGAAAAACGGTTATCCAGAGTATTTTGCCAAGGTATTGAATTCGGTAAACTGGATCGGTATTGATATTGAAATAAATGGGGAACCACTCGATATTTTTGAATGCGATGTAAGCGCTTTCAAACGGGTGTTGAATATGAAGAAGGGCTATCTACAGCGGCTTTTTATTGCAGAACTACCAACCGGAGATAAGATAAAGGTTGAGGTAATGCGATTTATTAGTATGGCTCGCAAGGAGATAGGTGCAATAGAATATAATATAGAAGCCCTTAATTTTAATGGAGAAATCACCATTAAGCCATACATAAATGGGGATGTTCGAAATGAAGATGCTAATTATGATGAACATTTTTGGTCAGAAGTTGAGCAGACTAGTTTTGAAGAAGGCGGATTGGTAACAACACGTACAAAAAAGCTGGATTTCCATGTCTGTGCCGGTATGACAAATAAGCTCCAAAAAAATGGTCAAGACCTCAATATAAATACTGAAACTGAAGTTATCCCGATGGAGGTTTCTGAGGAGTACTCAATATCAGTTACGGAAGGGGATGAGGTAACGCTACATAAGATTGCGGCAGTAGCTTCTTCATTAAATCACAAAAAAGAACAATTAAAGTCTCACGTAGGTGCATTGATAAAAGATACTGCAGCGCTAGGGTTTCCAAAATTATTATATGAACATACGCAGCGCTGGTCAGAAATTTGGGACGGCAGTGATGTTCTTATTGAAGGAGATGATAAAGCCCAACAAGGGATCAGGTTCAATATTTTCCAGCTTTATCAAACCTATACAGGTGAGGATAAACGATTGAATATTGGTCCAAAAGGATTTACCGGAGAAAAGTATGGTGGTTGTACTTATTGGGATACGGAAGCCTATTGTTTGCCTTTTTATCTAAATACGGCACCAAATGAGGTGGCACGAAACCTGTTGCTATATCGCTATCAACAACTTTCTGAGGCCATTGAAAATGCTGAAAAGCTTGGTTTTACAGATGGAGCAGCCTTATATCCCATGGTAACGATGAACGGAGAGGAGTGTCACAACGAGTGGGAGATTACTTTTGAAGAGATTCATCGAAATGGGGCAATGGCTTATGCCATTTATAATTATATCCAGCATACGGGAGATGAGGCTTACCTGAGTGATGCTGGCTTGGAAGTACTTATTGCCATTTCACGGTTTTGGAGTCAGCGTTTTAATTACTCCGAAAAACGAGACAAATTTGTAATGTTGGGGGTCACGGGTCCTAATGAGTATGAAAATAATGTCAATAATAACTGGTATACCACATACATCGGTTGCTGGACAATGCAATACACCTTAGAAAGTATTGCAAAAGTTCAATCGCAGTACCCAAAGCGCTTTAAAGAGATAAAGAGGAAAACCAATTACTCTGAAGAGGAAACTACTCGTTGGAAAGAGATCATGGACAATGTCTATCTCCCGGAAGATGAGGAACGCGGTATATTCTTACAACAGGATAATTATCTTGACAAAGAACAGCGTACTGTTCAGGACTTGGATGATGACGAACGCCCTTTAAACCAATACTGGTCATGGGATCGTATTCTACGTTCTTGTTTTATTAAACAGGGAGATGTAGTGCAGGGACTCTATTTCTTTGAAGATCATTTTGATGAAGAAACGTTGCAACGAAATTTTGACTTTTATGAGCCTCGAACGGTTCATGAATCTTCATTATCGCCATGTATTCATGCTATAATGGCTTCGAAGCTGGGTTATCGTGATAAGGCTTATGAATTTTATTTGCGTACGGCACGGCTCGATCTTGACGATTACAATGAAGAAGTTCACCAAGGATTACATATCACCAGTATGGCCGGAACGTGGATGGCTATTGTTGAAGGATTCGCCGGCAAGCGTGCTAAAGAAGGTGAATTATACTTTTCACCTACTCTTCCAGATAAATGGACAGCCTACTCTTTTAAAATACTTTATAAGGGACGAAGAATGAAGGTTAGGGTAGCAGATGAGGAGATTGAAATCACCTGTGAAGATGGGGAGGCCGTCAAATGCTACGTATATGATGAACAATATCAAATAACACCTGATAACCCATTACAGCTGACTCGAAAGAAAGCGGTTGCTTAA
- a CDS encoding alpha-amylase family glycosyl hydrolase produces MHKSVNRISNYFQVGIVVLALLTAGIGCSQSAQNNDKNPQNKKLVEHPEWTKNANMYEVNIRQYTQEGTFNAFKEELPRLKNMGVDILWLMPIHPIGEEKRKGELGSYYSIKDYTAVNPNFGTKQDFVELVTAAHKQDMKLIIDWVPNHTAWDHPWVKEHPEYYMKDSTGAITYEADWTDIAQLNYENKELWDKMIEKMKYWIEEANIDGYRVDHAGHDIPLAFWKKAVPEVDKAKEDIFWLAEWNTPEMHPWFDATYSWEYFHLTTDIAKGDKSLDAISDYMAKQDTLFPDHAYRLYFTSNHDENSWNGTDEELFGDNFKNFAVMAATIEGMPLVYSGQETGLDKRLEFFKKDPINWDGYEYESFYKTLFGLKDRNAALWNGQYGGHFEHLETTPSKRVYAYKRLKGDQEVVVVLNFSDKKQEITLPDFDSEKEYTNVFTGDIETLNNNEVSLKAHQFVILER; encoded by the coding sequence ATGCATAAAAGTGTAAATAGAATCTCCAATTATTTTCAAGTCGGGATTGTAGTACTTGCATTATTAACAGCAGGAATAGGATGTAGCCAATCTGCTCAAAATAATGACAAGAATCCTCAAAATAAGAAACTGGTTGAGCATCCCGAGTGGACCAAGAATGCGAATATGTATGAGGTGAATATTCGACAGTATACCCAAGAGGGGACTTTTAACGCATTTAAGGAAGAATTACCTCGCCTCAAAAATATGGGGGTTGATATACTGTGGCTCATGCCTATTCATCCTATTGGAGAAGAAAAACGTAAAGGAGAATTGGGCAGTTATTATTCTATTAAAGATTATACCGCAGTAAACCCCAACTTTGGGACCAAGCAAGATTTTGTTGAATTGGTAACGGCAGCTCATAAGCAGGACATGAAGCTTATTATTGATTGGGTACCAAACCATACAGCTTGGGATCATCCGTGGGTGAAAGAACATCCTGAATATTATATGAAAGATTCTACTGGAGCTATTACCTATGAAGCAGATTGGACTGATATAGCTCAGCTCAACTATGAGAATAAGGAGCTTTGGGATAAGATGATAGAAAAGATGAAATATTGGATCGAAGAAGCAAATATAGATGGCTATCGTGTTGATCATGCCGGCCACGATATCCCATTAGCTTTTTGGAAAAAAGCAGTGCCTGAAGTAGATAAAGCAAAAGAGGATATTTTTTGGCTGGCGGAATGGAATACTCCTGAAATGCATCCCTGGTTTGATGCAACATATAGCTGGGAATACTTCCACCTCACAACAGATATTGCCAAAGGGGATAAATCTCTGGATGCAATCTCTGATTATATGGCTAAACAGGATACCCTTTTTCCAGATCACGCCTACCGACTGTACTTTACTTCTAATCACGATGAAAATTCATGGAATGGTACGGATGAAGAGTTGTTTGGAGACAACTTCAAGAACTTTGCTGTGATGGCCGCTACCATTGAAGGAATGCCACTTGTATATAGTGGACAGGAAACGGGGCTGGACAAGCGCCTGGAATTTTTCAAAAAAGATCCCATTAATTGGGATGGATATGAATATGAATCGTTTTACAAGACGCTATTTGGATTGAAGGATCGGAATGCTGCACTTTGGAATGGTCAGTACGGTGGGCATTTTGAACATCTGGAGACGACTCCATCAAAACGAGTGTATGCTTATAAACGTCTGAAGGGGGATCAAGAAGTCGTTGTGGTTCTTAATTTCAGTGATAAAAAGCAGGAAATTACTTTGCCTGACTTCGACAGTGAAAAAGAGTATACCAATGTATTTACTGGTGATATCGAAACCCTTAACAACAATGAGGTATCATTAAAAGCCCATCAGTTTGTTATACTTGAACGATGA
- a CDS encoding MFS transporter, protein MNKQSTKPKLTFWEIWNMSFGFLGIQFGFALQNANVSRIFETLGASVDDIPILWIAAPVTGLVVQPIIGHMSDKTWNSLGRRRPYFLFGAIFASLALFIMPNSPYLWIAAGMLWIMDASINVSMEPFRAFVGDMLPEDQHTKGFAMQTFFIGTGAVIASALPYIMTNWIGLSNTAAAGEIPSAVKWSFYIGGLTFLGSVLWTVLKTEEYPPEKFDRFVKDESASDSLIDAAKATESLGGLKKKFVIGSALMAFGLGLTYYINGAGFEKELFIFSIGVAVFGAVMTIAGLMQKAGMEDHGLVVVVSDFLSMPTTMVQLSFVQFFSWFALFAMWIYTTAAVTSHIYGTSDTTSMLYNEGADWVGICFAIYNGFAALIAFALPKLAKWSSRKIVHAASLLIGGVSLAGIYFVSDPMMLVVPMLGIGLAWGSILAMPYAILSGAIPSTKMGVYMGLFNFFIVIPQIVAASILGTMLRNFFGGEAIYALIAGGVSLTIAAAMMVFVDDKAAEDMEAAEIG, encoded by the coding sequence ATGAATAAACAGAGTACCAAGCCTAAATTAACCTTTTGGGAAATCTGGAATATGAGTTTTGGATTTCTCGGTATTCAGTTTGGGTTCGCCTTGCAGAATGCCAATGTAAGTCGAATTTTTGAAACGCTCGGGGCAAGTGTGGATGATATCCCGATATTATGGATCGCTGCCCCGGTTACAGGGCTGGTGGTACAACCAATAATCGGGCATATGAGTGATAAAACCTGGAATAGTCTTGGAAGGCGCCGCCCTTACTTTCTTTTTGGGGCAATTTTTGCCTCTCTCGCGCTCTTTATTATGCCCAATTCCCCCTACTTATGGATTGCGGCGGGAATGCTCTGGATTATGGATGCCTCGATAAATGTTTCGATGGAGCCATTTCGCGCTTTTGTAGGTGATATGTTGCCCGAAGATCAGCATACTAAGGGATTTGCTATGCAGACCTTCTTTATTGGCACCGGTGCGGTAATAGCATCAGCACTTCCTTACATTATGACTAATTGGATAGGGCTCTCAAATACAGCGGCAGCAGGAGAGATCCCCTCGGCAGTAAAGTGGTCCTTTTATATTGGGGGCCTTACTTTTTTGGGGTCTGTACTTTGGACCGTTTTGAAGACGGAGGAATATCCGCCTGAAAAATTTGATCGATTTGTTAAAGACGAATCAGCCAGTGATTCCTTGATTGATGCAGCAAAGGCGACGGAATCACTGGGAGGTCTAAAGAAGAAGTTCGTGATTGGTTCTGCTCTTATGGCTTTTGGTTTGGGGCTTACTTATTACATAAATGGCGCTGGCTTTGAGAAAGAGTTATTCATATTCAGCATTGGGGTCGCTGTTTTTGGAGCAGTTATGACTATTGCCGGTTTAATGCAGAAAGCAGGTATGGAGGACCACGGCTTGGTGGTTGTGGTTTCTGATTTTCTGAGCATGCCGACCACCATGGTACAGTTATCTTTTGTGCAGTTCTTTTCTTGGTTTGCTCTTTTTGCCATGTGGATATATACCACAGCAGCGGTAACATCCCATATTTATGGGACCAGTGACACCACTTCGATGCTTTATAATGAAGGGGCAGACTGGGTAGGCATTTGCTTTGCCATTTATAACGGCTTTGCGGCACTTATTGCATTTGCTTTACCAAAGCTTGCTAAGTGGTCAAGTCGTAAAATTGTACATGCCGCTTCGCTCTTAATTGGTGGGGTTAGTCTTGCGGGTATTTACTTTGTTTCTGATCCGATGATGTTAGTTGTACCGATGTTGGGTATTGGATTGGCTTGGGGTAGTATCCTTGCAATGCCTTATGCAATTCTATCGGGGGCAATTCCGTCTACTAAAATGGGGGTATATATGGGTCTGTTTAATTTCTTTATTGTGATTCCCCAGATTGTAGCTGCAAGTATATTGGGAACGATGTTGCGCAACTTTTTTGGAGGCGAGGCTATCTATGCCCTTATTGCCGGAGGCGTTTCTTTGACTATAGCAGCAGCCATGATGGTATTTGTTGACGATAAAGCTGCTGAGGATATGGAAGCAGCAGAAATAGGATAA
- a CDS encoding glycoside hydrolase family 13 protein, translated as MKLNIRFLALSLILVLCTSFVRAQDYQIERVEPLHWWVGMENPEVQLMMYGNNISNLNPDIDYKGINIKRVQKVENNNYLFIYLNIAPDTKAGSFEIHLNSKNKEILSYEYELKEREKESAYRKGFNSSDVIYLLTPDRFANGNPDNDSVEGYADKKNRSDDYGRHGGDIQGIIDHLDYIEQMGFTALWLNPVLENAMSESSYHGYATTDYYKVDPRFGNNELYKKLSKEAEKRDIKLIMDMIMNHSGANHWWMKDLPTQDWVHYPSEYQNTNHRRTTLHDPYASEIDKKVFTDGWFVKAMPDLNQSNPLLADYLIYNSLWWIEYAGLRGIRHDTHPYAGEKFMAEWGCRIMEEYPNFNIVGEEWGVNPLILSKWQRGSKLPTDFKSCLPSLMDFPLQVSLIESLVEEENWDSGFIDVYETLTFDYAYPDPDNLVIFPDNHDMDRFYRQVNNDYDLYKMGLTYIMTMRGIPQFYYGTELLMSNDKGGDHGEIREDFPGGWNSDDKNGFTGAGLSEKQQEAKRFVKKLLNWRKDKSVIHEGQLMQYTPNHDGLYIYFRYNEQQTVMIILNKNEKAMKINTDRYYERLDGFSKGTDVTTGKTYSMNNLTVPQRSALILELE; from the coding sequence ATGAAATTGAATATTCGCTTTTTGGCATTATCACTGATACTAGTTCTCTGTACTAGTTTCGTCAGAGCACAAGATTATCAGATTGAACGTGTAGAACCGCTTCATTGGTGGGTGGGGATGGAGAACCCCGAGGTACAACTTATGATGTACGGCAACAATATCAGCAACCTTAATCCAGATATCGATTATAAGGGTATCAATATTAAGCGTGTACAAAAAGTAGAAAATAATAACTACCTTTTTATTTATCTGAATATTGCCCCCGACACCAAAGCTGGCTCCTTTGAAATCCACCTGAATAGCAAAAATAAAGAGATACTCAGTTATGAGTATGAACTAAAAGAACGGGAAAAAGAATCGGCTTACCGCAAGGGTTTTAACTCCTCTGATGTTATTTATCTGCTAACCCCAGACCGCTTTGCCAACGGAAATCCAGATAACGATAGCGTAGAAGGATATGCTGACAAAAAGAATCGCAGTGATGATTACGGCCGCCACGGTGGTGATATCCAAGGTATTATTGATCACCTAGATTATATCGAACAAATGGGCTTTACTGCCCTGTGGCTCAATCCAGTACTGGAAAATGCTATGTCCGAAAGTTCCTACCACGGCTATGCTACTACCGACTATTATAAAGTAGATCCCCGTTTCGGAAATAATGAACTGTACAAGAAACTGAGCAAAGAAGCAGAGAAACGTGATATCAAGTTGATTATGGATATGATCATGAATCACTCAGGGGCTAATCATTGGTGGATGAAGGATCTACCCACTCAAGATTGGGTGCACTATCCCTCAGAATATCAAAATACCAATCATCGGCGTACTACTCTCCATGATCCCTACGCATCAGAAATTGACAAAAAAGTATTCACCGATGGCTGGTTTGTAAAGGCCATGCCTGACCTAAACCAGAGCAACCCGCTTTTAGCCGACTACTTGATCTACAACAGTCTCTGGTGGATTGAATATGCCGGTCTCCGTGGAATTCGCCACGACACCCACCCCTATGCCGGCGAAAAGTTTATGGCCGAATGGGGTTGTCGTATTATGGAGGAGTACCCCAATTTCAATATTGTAGGCGAAGAATGGGGGGTGAATCCGCTTATTCTTTCAAAATGGCAGCGCGGCAGTAAACTGCCTACTGATTTTAAATCTTGCCTGCCAAGCTTAATGGATTTCCCACTTCAGGTTTCGCTAATAGAGTCACTTGTTGAGGAAGAGAACTGGGACAGCGGCTTTATTGATGTCTATGAGACCCTAACTTTTGATTACGCCTACCCTGACCCTGATAATTTGGTAATCTTCCCTGATAATCATGATATGGACCGTTTTTACAGACAGGTGAACAATGACTATGACCTCTATAAAATGGGGCTCACGTATATAATGACGATGAGGGGAATTCCCCAATTTTACTATGGTACTGAGCTACTAATGAGTAATGATAAAGGCGGTGACCACGGAGAAATTAGAGAAGACTTCCCGGGTGGTTGGAACTCCGATGATAAAAACGGTTTCACCGGCGCAGGACTTTCTGAAAAACAACAAGAAGCAAAGAGATTTGTAAAAAAGCTTCTTAACTGGCGTAAAGACAAGTCGGTAATTCATGAAGGACAGCTAATGCAATATACTCCAAACCACGATGGTCTTTATATTTACTTCCGATATAATGAGCAGCAGACAGTAATGATTATCCTCAATAAGAATGAAAAAGCGATGAAGATCAATACTGATCGTTACTATGAACGACTAGATGGCTTCAGCAAAGGAACCGATGTTACGACCGGCAAAACGTATTCTATGAATAATCTAACGGTTCCCCAAAGGTCTGCACTAATTCTAGAGCTTGAATAG
- a CDS encoding fibronectin type III domain-containing protein, producing the protein MKRKYLLPVLILALCGHLSLVSCSSSSTGPDNKDNTNTPSAPTNLSGLSGDQEIKLNWDSNSEDDLGGYNLYRSTSSFSEISGMDPVNGGSLISNATFTDNKLENGTTYYYRLTAVNNDGEESNLSTELEITPFSNPPDRP; encoded by the coding sequence ATGAAACGTAAATATCTACTCCCTGTATTAATACTTGCTCTGTGTGGACATCTATCACTTGTGTCTTGTAGTAGTTCATCCACAGGACCTGACAATAAGGACAATACGAATACTCCTTCTGCACCGACCAATCTGAGCGGTCTCTCGGGGGATCAGGAAATTAAGTTAAACTGGGATTCCAATAGTGAAGACGATCTGGGCGGTTATAATCTTTACAGGTCGACCAGCAGTTTTTCAGAAATATCAGGAATGGATCCTGTTAATGGTGGAAGTTTGATTTCAAACGCCACTTTTACCGATAACAAACTTGAAAATGGAACAACCTACTATTACCGGCTTACCGCTGTTAATAATGACGGTGAAGAAAGTAACCTTTCCACAGAACTGGAGATTACTCCCTTTTCAAATCCCCCCGACCGGCCATAA